The Allorhodopirellula heiligendammensis genome includes a window with the following:
- the galK gene encoding galactokinase, producing MMNSSDELDAVSETLAQLVTRVRHTHEEIYGQPPEFVVAAPGRVNLIGEHIDYNDGFVLPMAIERYVVMAGSRAGSGHAQSRFHSISMDSDALLASDGSPVDHLDTPGWACYVQGVLAGFAGVGLDVPPLDVSFDSTVPLGGGLSSSAALEVATATLLEAVTGTTLDMREKALICQKAEHDFAGVPCGIMDQFSSVFGRAGELMLLDCRSQEITAVPFTDDGVTLLITNSNVKHELNGGEYAERRSQCDSALKIIGKPSWRDVTRDDIQMCRDQLSGSEYQRASHVVGEIQRTTRAAEALSASRLTEVGELMYASHDSLSRDFEVSCRELDLLVDLARGVGEAGGVIGSRMTGGGFGGCTVTLVKTESAPALIDRLMKEYEAETGVKPSCFTSCPALGAHIVS from the coding sequence ATGATGAACTCCTCCGACGAACTCGACGCGGTATCCGAAACCTTGGCACAACTGGTAACCCGGGTCCGTCACACGCATGAAGAGATATATGGACAGCCGCCCGAATTCGTTGTCGCGGCACCGGGGCGGGTCAATTTGATCGGCGAGCACATTGACTACAACGATGGTTTTGTGCTGCCCATGGCGATCGAGCGATACGTTGTGATGGCGGGCTCGCGAGCCGGCAGTGGGCATGCCCAGTCGCGATTCCACAGTATCAGCATGGATTCCGACGCGCTGCTGGCCAGCGACGGTAGTCCGGTGGACCATCTCGATACACCGGGCTGGGCCTGCTACGTGCAAGGAGTTCTCGCTGGTTTTGCCGGTGTGGGTCTCGACGTTCCTCCGCTGGACGTCTCCTTTGATTCCACCGTGCCGCTCGGTGGCGGGTTGTCTAGCAGCGCGGCGCTCGAAGTCGCGACAGCGACACTGCTCGAAGCGGTCACCGGCACCACGCTTGACATGCGAGAGAAAGCCCTCATATGTCAGAAGGCCGAGCATGACTTCGCCGGCGTGCCGTGCGGAATCATGGATCAGTTCAGCAGCGTATTTGGCAGGGCGGGCGAGTTGATGCTGCTGGACTGCCGGTCACAAGAAATCACAGCCGTGCCGTTTACCGACGATGGAGTCACGCTGTTAATCACCAATAGCAACGTCAAACACGAACTCAACGGTGGCGAGTATGCGGAGCGACGTTCGCAATGCGACTCGGCGCTGAAGATCATTGGTAAACCATCTTGGCGCGACGTCACGCGCGACGATATTCAAATGTGCCGTGATCAGCTCAGCGGTTCTGAATATCAGCGTGCTTCCCACGTCGTCGGCGAGATTCAGCGGACCACGCGTGCTGCCGAAGCACTCTCGGCGAGTCGATTGACCGAGGTCGGCGAATTAATGTACGCCAGTCACGATTCGCTCAGCCGTGATTTTGAAGTCAGCTGCCGCGAACTCGATTTGCTCGTCGACCTCGCCCGTGGTGTCGGTGAGGCCGGCGGCGTGATCGGCTCCCGCATGACCGGAGGGGGCTTCGGAGGCTGTACGGTGACGCTTGTCAAAACAGAGTCGGCCCCCGCTCTGATCGACAGATTAATGAAAGAATACGAAGCTGAAACCGGCGTGAAGCCATCCTGCTTCACTAGCTGTCCCGCCCTCGGTGCGCACATTGTGTCGTAG